A stretch of Podospora bellae-mahoneyi strain CBS 112042 chromosome 5, whole genome shotgun sequence DNA encodes these proteins:
- a CDS encoding hypothetical protein (EggNog:ENOG503PERG; COG:E), with translation MIPYSGHIEEKTSLRWRQHFRYTSNPYAASRSDISPHNTDAAMSDQPFPTATFKQQYHGIEVSFPAGQGDFRSVRNSCAAACRAFNSTPEDADVKVRGEKWLDIVKPNRPKKADGTSAEEGTMVTHDQAITNPTLKATIPFVKPPLWVDYGTRLKVASTTFINRNCVILDTPVADLIIGERCNIGTNCTIVCVGHPVSLEGRRTTKLSTGAPVTIGNDVWIGANVTILPGVSIGNGAVIGAGTVVNCNIPPMTLAVGSPVRLVKALALNEDKPAVLIKTLDESKELTNSLPMEHWDGTDAAFRAAQAAQLAQKSNRRGGSEHQRVEEQQRERLRKSEIVVIAAVTTVVLALLMLFSLFFFAGLYLGESRGCLRSSDL, from the exons ATGATCCCCTACTCTGGTCATATCGAGGAAAAGACCTCGCTCCGTTGGCGACAACACTTTCGATACACCAGCAACCCTTACGCGGCTTCTCGGTCCGATATCTCACCCCACAACACCGACGCAGCCATGAGTGACCAACCCTTCCCGACTGCCACCTTCAAGCAGCAGTACCACGGCATTGAGGTCTCCTTCCCCGCAGGACAAGGCGACTTCCGCAGCGTGCGCAACTCGTGTGCAGCAGCATGCCGTGCATTCAACAGCACACCAGAGGATGCCGACGTAAAAGTCCGCGGCGAGAAGTGGCTCGA CATTGTCAAGCCCAACCGTCCTAAGAAGGCTGATGGTACTTCGGCAGAGGAGGGCACCATGGTCACCCACGAccaggccatcaccaaccctaCCCTCAAGGCCACCATCCCGTTTGTCAAGCCTCCTCTCTGGGTTGACTACGGTACTCGTCTCAAGGTGGCGAGCACCACCTTCATCAACCGCAACTGCGTGATCCTCGACACGCCCGTGGCTGACTTGATCATTGGGGAACGCTGCAACATTGGCACCAATTGCACCATTGTCTGCGTTGGTC aCCCAGTCAGCCTGGAAGGGCGAAGGACGACCAAGCTGAGCACCGGTGCTCCCGTCACGATTGGCAACGATGTTTGGATCGGCGCCAACGTCACCATCCT ACCGGGTGTCTCGATTGGAAACGGCGCAGTCATTGGCGCCGGCACGGTAGTAAACTGCAACATCCCACCCATGACCCTCGCCGTCGGGTCACCTGTCCGGCTGGTCAAGGCGCTGGCCCTCAACGAGGACAAGCCAGCCGTTTTGATCAAGACACTCGACGAGTCAAAGGAGCTGACCAACTCGTTACCCATGGAGCACTGGGACGGGACCGACGCTGCCTTTCGCGCCGCCCAGGCCGCGCAGCTCGCGCAAAAGAGCAACCGGCGGGGGGGCAGCGAGCACCAGCGcgtggaggagcagcagcgggagCGGCTCAGAAAGTCGGAGATTGTCGTCATTGCGGCTGTCACGACGGTGGTGCTCgcgctgctgatgctgttCAGCTTGTTCTTCTTTGCGGGGCTGTATCTGGGGGAGAGCAGGGGCTGTTTGAGGAGCTCCGATCTTTGA
- a CDS encoding hypothetical protein (COG:G; EggNog:ENOG503NWRX): MPQSEIPIPNPPALPSSLPDSILHDLSVTLPPKPLPPTDLASLKAFQRAANYLAASMIFLRSNTLLQNPLSHNDIKPRLLGHWGTCPGLVLVYSHLNLLLRNNPDLEMIFIIGPGHGAPAALAALWLEGSLERFYPGEYDLTESGFHNLVTRFSVPGGFPSHINAETPGAIHEGGELGYALGAAFGAVMDKPDLVVTVVVGDGEAETGPTATAWHAIKFLDPKESGAVIPILHVNGFKISERTIFGCMDDKEIVALFSGYGYQVLVVEDLERVDEELQGGLDWALGEIRKIQKAAREGRAVVKPRWPMIVLRTPKGWTGPREVDGKIIEGSFHSHQVPLPKAGEEDGQLGELGKWLESYRIGELVKDGRPTEEVTRILPRERERRLGQNRLTYDAYEGLKRVDWREFTVEKGTDQSCMKVTGKFLDRVFRDNPKSIRLFSPDELESNKLDAILDHTQRNFQWDEYSRGNGGRVIEVLSEHDCQAFMQGYTLTGRTAIFPSYESFLGIVHTMMVQYSKFVKIAREVPWRGDLASINYIETSTWARQEHNGFSHQNPSFIGAVLNLKAEAARVYLPPDANCFLSTVHHCLGSRNYTNLIIGSKQPTAVYLSAEEAAEHCRQGASIWQFASTPLGPNEEPDVVLVGIGVEVTFEVVKAAELLREICPALKVRVVNVTDLMILAPVSRHPHALSKERFLELFTRERPVLFNYHGMKVEGYREEGTTTTPFNMMLLNGVSRFDVARWAVVEGVREGDNREEVLGEIEKRIGEVRGFVEREGKDPDDMYEVAKFE; this comes from the exons atgCCCCAATCCGaaatccccatccccaacccccccgccctcccctcctccctcccagacAGCATCCTCCACGATCTATCtgtcaccctccctcccaaacccctcccccccaccgacctcgcctccctcaaaGCCTTCCAGCGAGCAGCAAACTACCTCGCCGCATCCATGATCTTCCTCCGCTCCAACACTCTGCTGcaaaaccccctctcccacaacGACATCAAGCCCCGTCTCCTCGGGCACTGGGGCACCTGCCCTGGCCTCGTCCTTGTGTATTcccacctcaaccttcttTTGCGAAACAACCCCGACCTAGAAATGATTTTCATCATCGGTCCCGGTCACGGCGCTCCCGCTGCGCTGGCTGCTTTATGGCTTGAGGGGTCACTGGAGAGGTTTTACCCCGGGGAGTATGATCTCACGGAAAGCGGGTTTCATAACCTGGTGACGAGATTTTCTGTGCCGGGGGGGTTTCCGAGTCATATCAATGCCGAGACTCCGGGTGCTATTcatgaggggggggagttggggtaTGCGCTGGGGGCGGCGTTTGGTGCTGTCATGGACAAGCCTGATTTGGTCGTCACGGTagtggttggtgatggagaagcGGAGACGGGACCGACGGCTACGGCGTGGCATGCGATCAAATTCTTGGACCCGAAGGAGTCGGGGGCGGTGATCCCGATACTGCATGTCAACGGGTTCAAGATTAGCGAGAGGACTATTTTTGGGTGTATGGATGACAAGGAGATTGTGGCTTTGTTTAGTGGGTATGGGTATcaggttttggtggtggaggatttggaacgggtggatgaggagttgCAGGGGGGGTTGGACTGGGCTTTGGGGGAGATCAGGAAGATAcagaaggcggcgagggaggggagggcagTGGTTAAGCCGAGGTGGCCGATGATTGTGCTGAGGACGCCGAAGGGGTGGACGgggccgagggaggtggatgggaagattATTGAGGGGAGTTTTCACTCGCATCAAGTGCCGCTTCCcaaggcgggggaggaggatggacagctgggggagttggggaagTGGCTTGAGAGTTATCGGATTGGGGAGCTGGTTAAGGACGGAAGGCcgacggaggaggtgacgAGGATTTTAccgcgggagagggagaggaggttggggcAGAATAGGCTGACGTATGATGCCTatgaggggttgaagagggttGATTGGAGGGAGTTTacggtggaaaaggggacTGATCAGAGCTGCATGAAGGTTACGGGCAAGTTTTTGGACAGGGTGTTTCGGGACAATCCGAAGAGCATAAGGTTGTTTTCGCcggatgagctggagagcAACAAGCTGGATGCGATACTGGATCACACGCAGAGGAACTTTCAGTGGGATGAGTATTCAAGGGGGAacggggggagggtgatcGAGGTGCTGTCGGAGCATGACTGCCAGGCTTTCATGCAGGGGTATACTCTGACTGGGAGGACTGCCATCTTTCCTAGTTATGAGTCCTTTTTGGGTATTGTCCACACCATGATGGTGCAGTACTCCAAGTTTGTCAAGATCGCCCGGGAAGTTCCCTGGAGGGGGGATTTGGCGTCGATCAACTACATTGAAACCAGCACTTGGGCTCGGCAGGAGCACAATGGGTTTTCTCATCAGAACCCTAGCTTCATTGGTGCGGTTCTTAACCTCAAGGCTGAGGCTGCGAGGGTTTATCTTCCTCCCGACGCCAATTGTTTTTTGTCGACTGTTCACCACTGCCTCGGGTCAAGGAATTATACGAATCTTATCATCGGGTCCAAGCAGCCTACTGCTGTGTACCTCTCTGCAGAAGAAGCGGCCGAACACTGCAGGCAAGGCGCGAGCATCTGGCAATTTGCCTCGACCCCTCTCGGGCCGAACGAGGAGCCGGATGTTGTCTTGGTGGGCATCGGGGTGGAGGTCACgtttgaggttgtcaaggcgGCGGAACTGCTCCGGGAGATTTGTCCGGCGTTGAAGGTCAGAGTGGTGAATGTTACTGACCTTATGATTCTTGCTCCCGTGAGCAGGCACCCTCATGCGTTGAGCAAGGAGAGGTTTTTGGAGTTGTTTACGCGGGAGAGGCCGGTGTTGTTTAACTATCATGG gatgaaggttGAGGGGTatagggaggaggggacgacgacgacgccgtTTAATatgatgttgttgaatgGGGTCAGTAGGTTTGATGTTGCTaggtgggcggtggtggagggggtgagggagggggataacagggaggaggtgttgggggagattgagaagaggattggggaggtgagggggtttgttgagagggaggggaaggatcCGGACGATATGTATGAGGTTGCCAAGTTTGAGTAG
- a CDS encoding hypothetical protein (EggNog:ENOG503P2NJ; COG:S): MSNSSNPNPSSSSSSLLTPSPSSPAGTPTPFGSNVPTPHGGQNVPPQPPAPVPTIVTHRQQQPPVGLTYTGRRTHKKSRTGCAICKARKIKCDERHPSCLNCISHGVECPFLTAPPGTATPVTLGIPNRTSGARHAAKTATRASRSPSSPSGPYLHSQSVESDVLPLLELELLHNFTSRTYLTLASDAGVREFWRVDVVDAALKCDFIMRAVLAISSLHLAYHQESSERRDFYTAQGMVLHQKASREAMKYLSDDGQHHLLREDKNAAARLFLFSMLTIYFALASPRRPHSEGGSFFINETSSFPEWTFLVTGAKSLSSVLGPRGHETMLAPFLAYGGQRWRTHRAKMQESQMGEAWGPLSALRQNILGSMQKQEGQEGAQERLATYIHALDELELSLVIITREQNGEGAKEEKDVLDAMLWLWEVSDSLVPLLKIPTPEAVAIFAHFCILWKHHERTWWLQGWGDHLVERAHEILDEEHREWIEWPMRVVGLGLRR; encoded by the exons AtgtccaactcctccaacccgaacccgagcagcagcagcagcagcttaTTGACACCcagtccctcctccccagccggGACCCCCACACCCTTCGGATCCAACGTTCCGACACCACATGGTGGCCAGAACGtgccaccacaaccaccggCTCCCGTCCCCACCATCGTGACGCatcgacagcagcagccaccggTGGGCTTGACGTACACGGGCCGAAGGACGCACAAAAAGAGCCGCACCGGTTGTGCCATCTGCAAGGCACGCAAGATCAAG TGTGACGAACGCCACCCGTCATGTCTCAACTGCATCTCGCACGGGGTCGAGTGCCCTTTTCTCACCGCTCCGCCGGGGACCGCCACTCCAGTCACGCTTGGGATTCCCAACAGAACCAGTGGTGCGAGGCATGCTGCCAAAACTGCCACGAGAGCGTCCCGCTCGCCGTCGTCGCCTTCGGGTCCGTATCTTCACTCTCAGTCGGTCGAGTCGGATGTTTTGCCgctgttggagctggagctgctGCACAACTTTACCTCGAGGACATATCTCACCCTGGCGTCTGACGCTGGCGTGCGGGAGTTTTGGcgggtggatgtggtggacGCGGCGCTAAAGTGTGATTTCATCATGAGGGCTGTGCTGGCGATTAGTTCGTTGCATCTTGCTTACCATCAGGAGAGctcggagaggagggatttTTATACCGCGCAGGGGATGGTGCTGCATCAGAAAGCGAGCAGGGAGGCGATGAAGTATttgagtgatgatgggcagCATCATCTGCTGCGGGAGGATAAAAACGCGGCTGCgaggttgtttttgtttagCATGTTGACGATATATTTTG CATTGGCAAGTCCGAGGAGACCTCACTCAGAGGGGGGGTCCTTTTTCATCAACGAAACATCGTCTTTTCCAGAGTGGACGTTTCTTGTTACGGGCGCCAAATCACTGAGCAGTGTTCTCGGGCCGAGAGGCCACGAGACAATGCTAGCGCCGTTTCTCGCGTATGGAGggcagaggtggaggacGCACAGAGCAAAGATGCAAGAGAGCCAGATGGGAGAGGCGTGGGGGCCGCTGTCTGCTCTGAGACAAAATATCCTGGGTAGCATGCAGAAACAAGAAGGCCAGGAGGGTGCCCAAGAGCGGCTGGCTACGTATATCCACGCtcttgatgagctggagTTATCGTTGGTGATCATCACGCGAGAACAGAATGGAGAAGGGGcgaaggaggaaaaggatgtGTTGGATGCTatgctgtggttgtgggaGGTGTCAGACTCGCTTGTGCCGCTGCTCAAGATACCCACACCGGAAGCGGTGGCCATCTTTGCGCATTTTTGCATACTGTGGAAACATCATGAAAGGACGTGGTGGCTTCAGGGATGGGGGGACCacttggtggagagggcgcATGAGATATTGGATGAGGAGCACAGGGAGTGGATCGAGTGGCCTATGAGGGTTGTTGGGCTTGGTTTGAGGCGGTAG
- a CDS encoding hypothetical protein (EggNog:ENOG503P0AE; COG:S), with protein sequence MTDTDLTTLPPNFYPTYETCPSISPLCPVKATTLGYSPNLPVNVFLAVGFGLFGIITLLTGLWKKTWGFSTTVAAGCILECVGYIGRVLLSENAWNADAFKMQIVAIVLGPTLVCVGLYLTLRHIVISLNPEMSRIAPRLYPIFFVPADVSCLVIQAIGGGVAAAAGRDNYDILKHGNRIIMAGIVLQVLVLGAFGGLAGDYLVGVRKSFRQNPGMEGSALWKDGKFRGFLWAMGGAYAALLIRCVYRIAEMAGGWGNHIMQHESSFVVLESFMVLIACGLLACAAPGLLFPEMSHDQRVKNMGKGRQQGGVDVESGAGEKTAGTGASASPSDTERRPGTGEGI encoded by the coding sequence ATGACTGACAccgacctcaccaccctccccccgaACTTCTACCCCACCTACGAAACCTGCCCCTCCATCTCTCCCCTCTGCCCCGTCAAGGCCACAACCCTAGGCTactcccccaacctccccgtcaacgtcttcctcgccgtcgGCTTCGGCCTTTTCGggatcatcaccctcctcaccggcctctGGAAAAAAACATGGggcttctccaccaccgtaGCAGCAGGTTGCATCCTCGAATGTGTAGGCTACATCGGTCGCGTCCTCCTCAGCGAAAACGCCTGGAACGCCGACGCGTTCAAGATGCAGATTGTGGCAATTGTTCTTGGCCCAACGCTGGTGTGCGTCGGGTTGTATCTCACGTTACGACACATCGTCATTAGCTTGAACCCGGAGATGTCGAGGATCGCACCGAGACTGTACCCGATATTCTTTGTGCCCGCGGATGTGAGCTGCTTGGTGATTCAGGCCATTGGCGGGGGGGTTGCGGCcgcggcggggagggataATTATGATATTTTGAAGCACGGGAATCGGATCATCATGGCGGGGATCGTGCTTCAGGTTTTGGTTCTGGGGGCGTTTGGTGGGTTGGCGGGGGATTACCTAGTCGGGGTGAGGAAGAGTTTTAGGCAAAACCCTGGGATGGAAGGGAGCGCGCTGTGGAAGGATGGGAAGTTTAGGGGGTTCTTGTGGGCGATGGGGGGCGCGTATGCTGCGCTGTTGATTAGGTGTGTCTACCGGATTGCTGAGATggcggggggttgggggaatCATATCATGCAGCATGAGTCGAGctttgtggtgttggagagCTTTATGGTGTTGATTGCGTGCGGGTTGTTGGCTTGTGCCGCGCCTGGGCTTTTGTTCCCTGAGATGTCGCATGACCAGAGGGTGAAGAATATGGGCAAGGGGAGGCAGCAGGGGGGTGTGGATGTGGAGAGCGGTGCGGGAGAGAAGACTGCAGGTACTGGTGCTAGTGCCAGTCCTTCTGATACGGAGAGGCGGCCGGGGACTGGGGAGGGAATctga
- a CDS encoding hypothetical protein (EggNog:ENOG503Q4NP; COG:G; CAZy:GT31) → MAVNRAWAAEGLRSFSNRPRPLPTRFWVISLASIFVLALLFVGHTSDSLPSIPGLNKEPEKAQPPPPTPESNDPPKGPAKNYDPEEFDLDENGLKMWVPPHMDALVHGVHASDGVKRKPTYPLDPFPQTPMTSPVQDNRPRPWLGAVICSAWDIKRRMLIRYTWMKMFKDVPMDQRFVISNPGPDWRAVIQQENATFGDMIVLDHLHEDDFTANTVKTVEFYRWLSDKSPVKYEFVSKMDTDLWVNARAYWDRQLLPRLDVVKSADGNTVTGYKANVNHTTIGQFYYDSYHRTAFPHGAIYTVTWDIVNLLPKLQDKHHIIAGEDVTMAWLLIKGHQKVTMAILTQEEKFEFDHKDTRPGERTPWARKGTDVTSSWHAMYGSEILAIHQLKKDDDWLMVAECFDERGIKEMPPYPEKEPEDKGEKPGYPRPFWTQIPNDFWETDVDGTLLCNGIWKLEPGVGRDMKKKPEGA, encoded by the coding sequence ATGGCTGTCAACCGGGCCTGGGCCGCCGAGGGCTTACGGTCTTTTTCCAACCGTCCACGTCCTTTACCGACTAGGTTTTGGGTTATCAGTTTGGCTAGCATCTTCGTTCTCGCGTTGCTCTTCGTCGGCCACACATCTGACAGCTTGCCGTCCATTCCTGGCTTGAACAAGGAGCCTGAGAAAgctcaaccaccgccgccaacgcCCGAGTCCAACGACCCACCAAAGGGACCAGCAAAGAACTACGACCCTGAAGAATTCGACCTTGATGAAAACGGGCTGAAGATGTGGGTACCCCCACACATGGACGCCCTCGTCCACGGAGTCCACGCCTCTGACGGCGTCAAGAGAAAGCCAACATACCCCCtcgaccccttcccccaaacaCCAATGACCTCACCGGTGCAAGACAACCGTCCCCGCCCCTGGCTCGGAGCCGTCATCTGCTCCGCCTGGGACATCAAACGCCGCATGCTGATCCGCTACACCTGGATGAAGATGTTCAAAGACGTGCCCATGGACCAACGCTTCGtcatctccaaccccggcCCGGACTGGCGAGCCGTCATCCAGCAGGAAAACGCCACGTTTGGCGACATGATTGTGTTGGACCACCTCCATGAAGACGACTTCACCGCCAACACGGTGAAAACCGTAGAGTTCTACCGGTGGCTGTCGGATAAGTCCCCGGTGAAGTACGAGTTTGTCTCCAAAATGGACACTGACCTCTGGGTCAACGCTCGTGCGTATTGGGACCGGCAGCTCCTCCCTAGATTGGACGTCGTCAAATCTGCCGATGGCAACACAGTCACGGGTTATAAAGCAAAcgtcaaccacaccaccatcgggCAGTTTTATTATGACAGTTACCACCGCACGGCGTTTCCTCACGGGGCGATTTACACTGTTACTTGGGATATTGTTAACTTGCTGCCTAAACTGCAAGATAAACACCACATTATCGCCGGGGAGGACGTCACCATGGCTTGGCTGCTTATCAAGGGTCATCAAAAAGTCACCATGGCCATTCTGACGCAGGAAGAGAAATTCGAATTCGACCACAAGGACACCCGGCCAGGGGAGAGGACACcctgggcgaggaaggggacggATGTTACTTCTAGCTGGCATGCTATGTACGGGAGTGAGATCTTGGCCATTCaccagctcaagaaggaTGATGACTGGCTTATGGTGGCGGAGTGTTTTGATGAGAGGGGGATCAAGGAGATGCCGCCTTATCCCGAGAAGGAGCCCGAGGATAAGGGGGAGAAGCCGGGGTATCCGAGGCCGTTTTGGACGCAGATCCCGAATGACTTTTGGGAGACGGATGTGGATGGGACTTTGCTTTGTAATGGGATTTGGAAGTTGGagccgggggtggggagggatatgaagaagaagcccgagGGGGCATGA